In Pleurodeles waltl isolate 20211129_DDA chromosome 5, aPleWal1.hap1.20221129, whole genome shotgun sequence, the DNA window TTCCACGGGATAGCCATCGGACTTCTGTGTGAAGCAGCAAGCCATCATGTTCAGCTCCCATTTCTGCACATAAAATTGCAAACAGGCGAGCTCTTGTTGGGTGGGTCTTTATGAAATTAACTATTTTAACAGCAGAATTCAAAACATCCTGAAGTTCACCATCCATGTTTTGGACAGCAAGGGCTTCCCAGTGTATCATACAGTGTGTCCACAGAATATGTGGAGCCGCTGTCAACACTTTAGCTTTTAGGCCAGCCCTAGCACCGCACATGGAAGGAGCCCCATCTGTGCAGATTCCAACACAGTTTTTCCATTTTAAGCCATGAAGACCCAGGaagtcattgataatgtcaaataaGTCAGATGCTGTTGCTCGTCCCTTGATTGGCTTGCAGAATAAAAAGTCTTCCAGTATTACTGTTTTATAACAGTATCGGACATAAGCAATTAAATGTGCTGCCTTTGACAAGTCAGTTGCTTCATCCAACTGCAAAGCAAACCAACTCGATTTCAACCGAGCTATGAGCTGTCCATGTATATCTTCTGACATGTGCGAAATGCGGCGGCAAACTGTTGTGTCTGAGATGGGTATTATTTTGAACTTCTCTGCTGCTTTTTCACCAAGCATTGTTGTAGCCACGTCAAGCATTGCTGGGAGAATGACTCTTTCTCCATCTGTAAatggctttttgtttttggcaatatGGTATGCCATTTGGTAAGATGCTTTCAATGCGTTTTCTGTGGTGGAGGCTACATTTTTCATGGTTTCCTTCTGTTGAGTCATGTCTTGCAACTTCCTGGAAAAAAACTCTCTACTCTTTGCTACTATAGACCCATGCTGTGTTTCCAAATGACGCCTTAGTTTTGTTGGTTTCAAGCTGTCATTAGCTAAGGTCataccacaaaccacacactgtggcCTAGTTTCTCCACTAACAACAATGCAGGTGAAACCAAAGTCCAAATAGGAGGCATCATACTTCCTTAATTTCACAGTTTTTCTCTCTCCATCTGTTTCTGTTTCGGCCTTTCGCTTGGGAGCCCTACTGTCTTTTGACAGCAGAAAACGATCCATGTCTGATGTGTGCTTTACCTAAGACACAAAATGCCAAATCTTCATGTTAATGAACAGCACATGACTGCAATTTTAcagctgcatgaagtagagtgggtttttaaaatataggaaaaaaaaaagaaaaaaaaagtctctATAAAAATATCTTCTTCcatgtaaaataaaatatggataaaagaATAGTTCCATGGTGCATGGATAAACATTAATTCCAGGTGATTAAAGCTTTTGGTAAGTGCTCCCAAAACTGCTGCAGTATGTTGACACACATACCGCCAATGAGGCTCCGCAAGTTACTTTTTCAAAGTTTAGTGAGCTAGTACTTTAGCACTGCCCCTTCAGCCGTCACTCAAAAAAAATCTCTACCTTCTTATTGCAATGCCTTCCTTGGGCAGATTGGATTTCACTCCTGATGATCCGGCTGTTTGAATAGCAGTCCTCTGTCTAGCGATCAAGTGGCTTTTTCCCTTGCAACGATGAgagaaagttttagaaaagttaCTTGCATGTTCCCGGGTGAGGCACCATTAAAGCTCCCACCGAGACCACAATGATAGTGAGGGGTAAGGGAGTAAATGACATGCCTACAAATTTCCTGCTGCCTGGTCCGAAAGACCAATACAATTATGTATTGATATGTAATTAATATGAAGTCCTGAGTGCCGATAAGATATGATTTGTACAAAATAAAGTTAAGACTTTGAATTCTGGCAGGGCCATAATAGCCTTCCATTATTTCAAGTTTGATCCTTCATATACTTCCTAGCAGCTCCTTTACTTCATTGTCCTCCACACACACTCCTTTAAGCACAGAATTTGCTTTACTTTGTCAATAATTCAACAGCAGTCTATTTCCTTCACACACTtttgcatggaatcacaattaaaaTTGGCAAATGTGATTACTGAAATGTGCGCTCTGCAGAGGCCAACAGTAGTATGGACATGTATTCTGAACAACTTTATGACCCAGTGACAGGCACAGTGAAAACCTTTCAATACATTTTAGTGATAACCCCAGAGGTtgcaaaatggtatatttccacatttatttaactgatgaacATTAGTTTATACCCTTCGCATTATTGCTAATTTAAAAGACATATCACAAAACGTGTATatataaatgcacacactcacagtatATTTGAGGGAATCTTATTCggtttttaattccccatgctctCTATCTGCTTAGCTGTTGCCTgtaattcatgaaagacagcatggagagttGCTCACAAGGAGCTCAATGTgcaatatttttccacttttaaaaataagcaCAGACAGggaacattgttttctgtctgcatttatctttaaaaatcagtaaaaacagaaaactgggagcaTTAATTATAAAATAAACAATGACCTTACGTTGAGTGTGCgttgttgttgtattttttttatgatgCCACACAAGCCCTGATAGAAAAGGGAATTAAGCTAGTGACATTGCAAACATAATTAAGGCTCGCAGCAGGTGCTGTAAGGCCGTTTCTCAATCATtacatgaaatatgggaaagctgcaCACAAGTTCACCAAAACACTGACATGTCCCACATAAGCAAAATAAAACCTGGCAGCTATTATATTGCATTTACAAACAAACATAAACCAGTCTCCAGGCCCAAAGGATCTGTAGGTTTTACTGGCACACATAATGCCAGCCTAAGCCCTGCTCATAGATAAGAGCATATGTGAGGCAGAGCAATAAATATAACAAAAAAGTGAAAGCTGGGGGCACAAAAACGAAAATCAGCTGCCTTGGCCCAAAATGTAACATCCTCTTTTTTCCCAAACACAAAACATTCCAATAGCAGGGAGAAAAAAGGACAAAGCCTTTTAAAAAGCTGTTAACGCTTACCTGTCTGTGCAGAATGGAGCCGATGGAAACTCCCTCGCAGCCAGACAGTGGAAACCAGAAGGGTCGATGCTGAAGATAAATCAAAGTACCCTCGTGGGTAAAGGCAGCAACCAGGCAGAGATGTGAGTTCAAACAGGAAGCGAAGCACAGCACTGAAGAAGCACTGATTTGCGAGCTTTATGCACCAAAATTCCCGGCACTTCCTGCATCTGTGCTGCTGGCTGTCCATTTCATTGGTGGAACGTCAGTGCTGACGTAATTGCTGATGGTGCCGCAAGCTGATTGGCTGCTGTGCACTCTTACACCAATCAGCGAGCAAGTTATTAAAACAAGTGAAGAAACCTAGAAGAAACGTGCTTTCTACGTCGAAATCAATGATGGGAGCTGAAACAGGTGAGGTGGAGTACGCGCCCCCCCTGGGAAGATGCTGCGCCCCCCCTGGGGGCGCGCCCCAcactttgaagacctctggtctagacctatttaaacattggcatgCTTATAGAATATTTGTGAAATTTTTtaagggggggcaatgatttttatttttcaactggtgggggggtgcggcattaaaacaTTTAGAGACCACTGGTCTAACCTTTCATGTGGAGAGAAAGAAACAGTGACTGAGAGCAATTTTGTCTTAGGTGTAAGTGTGCATTTTTAGGAAAAGGAAATTAGTCTAGAGTTAACAAAATAGGAACTGGCTGAATAGTTGTAATTTACAATATAGCCTCATTTCTCGCACAGCAGTGTTTAGCCATTTTAAAGAGGTATTGCAAggtcaaaaactgaaaaaaagaccaATCAA includes these proteins:
- the LOC138297140 gene encoding zinc finger BED domain-containing protein 5-like — translated: MDRFLLSKDSRAPKRKAETETDGERKTVKLRKYDASYLDFGFTCIVVSGETRPQCVVCGMTLANDSLKPTKLRRHLETQHGSIVAKSREFFSRKLQDMTQQKETMKNVASTTENALKASYQMAYHIAKNKKPFTDGERVILPAMLDVATTMLGEKAAEKFKIIPISDTTVCRRISHMSEDIHGQLIARLKSSWFALQLDEATDLSKAAHLIAYVRYCYKTVILEDFLFCKPIKGRATASDLFDIINDFLGLHGLKWKNCVGICTDGAPSMCGARAGLKAKVLTAAPHILWTHCMIHWEALAVQNMDGELQDVLNSAVKIVNFIKTHPTRARLFAILCAEMGAEHDGLLLHTEVRWLSRGKVLNRIFELRNEVRQFLLDLDPCKAEQLCSPQWIVLLAYLADIFEKLNSLNQSLQGAEITSFIMNKKISAFKKKLELWRRLIEVGQFEPFPCLVDALEETEYNLQNVAELIKNHLTSLSDSFHKYFPEENNHFNDWVFQPFLADGGIHLPIRMQEELIDLQSDRTLQMQFSKLSLGEFWLKMPAEHSALRESAIKTLLPFSTSYLCEIGFSALAVLKTKYRSRMEVEQNLRLAVAKIHPQIDRLCGEKQAHPSH